DNA sequence from the Moorena sp. SIOASIH genome:
CGACATCTTGATACAACTCGTACAGTCTTGATTTGAAATCCTTCAGGGATTTCTCGATGTAATCTCAGATCTACAAGCCCAATCTTGGGTAGTTTGATTTGATCCCCCTTAATTGGATTAGTCGCAAACTGAGGAAACAAAAACGATTGATAGCGACCGTACTTTTTAAATCGTGGAAAACCTTTTCCTCTTTGTCTGAACGACTCCCAAGAAGTATGTAATCGCTTAATGACATCTTGAGTGACTTGAGAGTGAACTTCTTTCAAGTCAGATTCAGTCTTTTTCCATTGCGTTAACTGTCGCTTCTGTGACCTGTATCCGGGGAATGGAATGTCAGGCGACATGATATATTCCCTATTAAGCGAGCACCGATCAACTGCACACTTCCGACTATTCATCCAGTCCTTTAAGTCTCGCAGGCAACGGTTATAAAGTCGTCGGCAAGTTTCTAGCCAACTCAACATTAATTCCTGTTGAGCTGTATCTGGATAAATTCGATAAGTGTAGTTCATGATTAGTGCCATCAAAATATCTTAACACAAACCAGGTGAATGATAACTGTTAATTTACATAAACCCTGTCCCGGCTATCATCCCGACACCAAATCAAAGATTATGGTGCGGGGCTTCTCGCCGGGGTAGCTAAATAATTCATCGGTTGTTTTTCCCCGACTTATTCAGCAAGCCCTACCTAGGCATCGACTCTAACCATGCTTGTGGATGCTTGGATGTCAGCCTTTTTCCTAGACCGGTAAATCCTGGCGAGGATTAAAATTCTCAATCTGCCGTAGTTTTTCGTAGAGTTCTCTGACCTCCTCAGTGACTTCGGTGGGCACAACAATCTGAATTTCTACTACCTGATCCCCTCGTCCCCCCTCTTGATTGGGATAACCCTTATTTGCCAAGCGCAATTTTTGTCCTGACCTCACGCCACTAGGAACATTAATTTGCACTATACCATCCAAGGTTGGAACTTCTATTAAGTCACCTAATACTGCTTCAGCAGGTGTTACTGGTACTACACAAATCACATCCAATTCCTCTAATTTAAAGAAGGGATGAGGTGACACAGTGATTTTTAAATTTAAACATCCACCATCAATACCTTGACCTTGGAGCCGCACCAGGGCACCGGTTACCATCCTAGCAGGTAGCTCAACTTCTAAAGCCCGTCCATCTTCTAGGCGAATTCGCTCTCGACCCCCTTTATAGGCTTTTTCCAAAGGTAGGGTTAATCGAGCGTCAATATCTTGAGGTTGAGGTTTGGGATAAGGTTGAGGCTGAGGCGGGGATTTCGGTTGAGGTCTCAGACGAGAACTAACAGTGTAGGCTGTTTTAGTTTTCCCTGGTCGAAACGCACTGTCGGAACTTACCCGAGTCCCTGGAGGTGGGGTTGATGTTGCTTTTCTAGTAGAGCGGCGTCCGAGTAGTTGATCAACGAAGGTGTTAAAGTCCCGGTAATTGCCATAATCCTCTCCTTGGGCTGAACCACGACCATTGCCGTTCCAGCCTACATTTTTAATCAAACTAGCAGCTTTAGCCGCTTTTCTACCAAAATTCTTCTTCTGCCAATATCGGCTGAATTGGTCGTACTGCGATCGCCTATTCGGGTCAGAGAGAACTTCATATGCCTCACCAATATCCTTGAACTTGTCTTCTGCTGTCTTATCTCCAGGATTCAGGTCAGGGTGATACTGTCGAGCTAACCGCCGATAAGCCTTTTTAATTTCCTCGCTGGATGCCTCTGTGGGTACACCCAACATTTCATAGTAATCTCGATAGTTTTGCATAGTCATTGGTAATTAGTCAATTGTCAGTGTCTTGATGCACTCCCTCATCGGGGAAACCCCCGTATTAAGGGGCTGCATCGCTTTTTTGATCTATTCTTGATTAATGGTCAATTGTCAGTATTTTTTGAAGCGAAGAGCCCAGTTTGCTTTTACCTAAAGACTAACTGCTAATTAGTTGTGGCTACTGACTACTGACAACTAACTACTGACTAATTTAGAACCAATCATCATCCTCATCCCAATCATTTTCAAGGGGGTTTCTGCGATAGCGATCGCGAGTGGATCTCGATGAACTAGCCCCATAGGAGTCATAGGAGTCCCCCCCCCGGCGGTAATCCCGTTGAGAATATCTGTCTGTGTCACTATCTCCGGTGAAGGTGCGACGAATTGAGCCAAAGAAGTCATCATCCTCTTCTTCCTCATATTGCAGCCGTACCTCTCGCTTGAGCTCATAGAGGGCATCTTGTAGATCACCTTGAGCCCGATCAATAGCCCGGTCATCATTTTGGGCAACGGATTGACGCATCTCCTGAATTAAGCCTTCAATCTGACGCCGATAACCACTAGCAAACTGTCTACCAAAATCTAGGGCTACCTCCCTCAGTTGCCGTTCCGCTTCATTAGCCAAACTTTCTGCCCGATTGCGCTTTTCTACTCGTTCCCTTCGTTCCCGGTCAACCTGGGCGTATTCTTCTGCCTCACGAATCATTTTGTTGACTTCCGCCTCACTCAGGGTAGAAGCCCCTTGAATGGTAATGCTTTGTTCTCGACCAGTAGTTTTATCCAGTGCCAATACCTGCAAAATCCCATTGGCATCAATATCAAAAGCCACCTGAATTTGGGGCACTCCCCGTGGTGCTGGGGGAATACCAGTCAACTTAAACCGACCCAAGGACTTATTATCTGTTGCCATATCCCGTTCCCCTTGCAGCACATGGATTTCCACCAAAGTCTGATTATTTTGGGAGGTGGAAAAAATATCAGACCGCCGGACTGGGATAGTCGTGTTACGGGGAATTAACTTTTTCATCACCCCACCAATAGTTTCCAAACCCAAGGACAACGGGGTTACATCCAGCAATAGGATATCTTTGACTTCACTGTTGAGAATTCCTCCTTGAATTGCAGCTCCTACTGCCACTACCTCATCAGGATTAACGTTTTGATTTGGTGCCCGATCGATTAAGCTGCGCACCAATTGTTGTACCATAGGGGTGCGGGTCCCCCCTCCTACCAAGATCACTTCATCGATTTCCATAGGAGTTAAGCCAGCATCTTTGAAAGCTCGTTTTAGGGGTCTGCGCAAACGACTAACTAGATCCACACATAGCTCTTCAAACTGAGAGCGCTTCAGCCTAGTTTCTAGGTGTTTTGGACCATCTTCTGTAGCTGTGATAAAGGGCAAATTAATATCAGTTACACCCACCCCAGACAGCTCGATCTTGGCTTTTTCTGCAGCTTCAGTCAGCCGTTGTAGGGCTTGGCGATCCCGTCGCAGATCAATTCCTTCTGATTCCAAAAATTGCTCTGCCAACCAGTCAACAATTTTTCGATCAAAATCATTGCCCCCCAGTTGAGTATCACCACTGGTTGATAGCACTTCACACACCCCATCCCCCACCTCTAGGATGGAGACATCAAAGGTACCCCCACCCAAATCAAATACCAGGATGGTTTGGCTTGCCTCGAGATCCAATCCATAAGCCAAAGACGCTGCTGTTGGTTCATTAAGAATCCGCAGAACCTCTAACCCAGCAATTCGTCCAGCATCTCGTGTAGCTTGCCGTTGAGAATCATTAAAGTAAGCCGGGACTGTTATTACTGTCCCTGTTACCTCCTCTCCCAGGTAGCGGCTGGCCTCATCCGCCAACTTCCGCAGAATCATCGCAGAAATTTCCTCTGGGGCGAAGTCTTTTTTCAAGCGGGGGCACTTAATTCTCACATTACCACTTTCATCCCGACGAATGGTATAGGCAACCCGCTTCGACTCTGGATTCAGTTCAGCATACTTACGTCCAATATACCGCTTCACCCCATAGAAGGTATTTTGGGGATTAAGCACAGCTTGGCGGCGTGCCAATTGTCCTACAACCCTTTCCCCATCCTTACTAAAGCCAACCATTGACGGAGTTGTGCGCATACCTTCCGCATTAGCAATTACCACCGGCTTACCGCCTTCGATGACAGCCACCACGGAGTTTGTTGTACCCAGGTCAATGCCGACTACCTTGCCCATGCGTCCTTTATTCTCCTCAAGATGAATGCTGTCAACTCGTTCAATGAATTTCAACTACTATATATATAGATGATATTTTGGTTAAAATTGTATATAGCCAGTGGTTCGGTTTTCCGAAGCGTAGTCACCCTAGACCCCTGACGGTTGCAGTTATGGTAAGGTATGCCCCGAAGTGCTGAATCTATTCTATCCCTTGACTTCTTCCCCAATTTAGCGGAATTTCAAAGTAAGCATCGTATCATAATAGAGATTATGTTAGCAAACTCGAACATCGGGTTAAGTATTGACATCTCCCCCACTTAAAAGAAGGGGATTCTACAAGGTTATTACGTGGCGGGTTGAAACCGGGCCACTTCATTTCTTGTGCGATATGATCTACTCAATGAGCTGAACAGATCATATCGTGTTGGGAGTGTCAATGCTCCCCTACCCACCCTGGTCAGGTCAATACCTAACTGTGTGGCTACTTTTCGAGCTATATTGGCAGCACCGTTACAGTCTGCATTTACCAGCCATCCGGCAGAAGTCTTGTACAATCCTCGCTTCACCCTGAATCCTGACGGAAACCATCCGTTGGGTTTTTCACCGTGTTTTGGGAGGCTATCGTTATCAAGGTAAGACGCTTTGCTGGTATACGCTTCTTCGGTAACTGTTAACTTAATTCCATACTCTGGACAAAGCTGTTTCAGTCTTGCAATTAATCGCCCTGTGGGAATCAGTATGAAATTTTGATTACCACGCTTGCCCATATTAGAGCGATTCTTTTGTCCCTCGTTCCATCCAATTATTAGGTTACCAATGCGTTCGCGTAGCGTCGGCTTTGCCGAATCGTTTAGGCACCGATTGATAATGAACCTAGCGGCTTTATTGATCGCATCTCTGATCTGGTTGTTTCGCTTTCGTTGCACCCGGTCAAGGTTGGAATCCCAATAAAACTCAGGCTTTCCCTGCTTGTACTTGGCAACCAGACGGCAGTATCCCTGATTCATTGACTTGAGCTTCCGACCGTCAATAATCAGGCTTTTTCCATGGGTAGACACACCGGTCAGCCAATTGTCTCCACCATGATCAAAACTCCAAGCTTGGGTGTAGTCAAGATTCGGATTGCTAGTAATCGCTTCTTTGCCGTCGTCAATTACCCAGTCAATCCATAGGTCTCCCAGGTACGGGCGAACAGTAACCTCTTTTACCCAATCCGGATCTAAAAAATCTGGGGGATTCAGGGTGATTTCAGTGATTAAGTGCGGCTTAGTTTCTTTGCTAATTGAGGGGACAAAGTCACCGTTCTTGTAACTTAAGGCTTGGCGAGGAAAGGCAACAGCAGCTAGACCACCTTTTTTTCGATACCTTAACAGCCTTGGTCGGTCAACTTTTCCTTTATAATAAAGGCTTACTAGCTGGTTATAGCTGCTAATTGATTCCGCTACTGTTTTTAGGGTTTGTTGAGCAGACTGTGCAGCCATCCCTTTGTAATGAGGATTATCCTTGAGACTCCTGCAAAGTTCTGCGTAATTTGTGCTACATTTATATATTTTCCACCCATAAAACAGTTCGTCCCCACGCCAATAAGTGGTAAATGAATTTTCCTGTTGCTCTAGCTTGTTGTAATGATTCTGGCGAACGTAATAAGTTGCACAATTCGTTAGGCTATTAGCCTGTTCACATTGAAATATCCAAAAAGCCTTTTCTTCGTCTGTAAAATTTGCTCGAACTGGAATAGTTCTGTACAACTTTCATCACCTCCTTACCTCTATTATAGACACGACGGTTTAAAACCCGTTCTCCG
Encoded proteins:
- a CDS encoding transposase — translated: MALIMNYTYRIYPDTAQQELMLSWLETCRRLYNRCLRDLKDWMNSRKCAVDRCSLNREYIMSPDIPFPGYRSQKRQLTQWKKTESDLKEVHSQVTQDVIKRLHTSWESFRQRGKGFPRFKKYGRYQSFLFPQFATNPIKGDQIKLPKIGLVDLRLHREIPEGFQIKTVRVVSRCRGTKWFVVITILADVSVPENQAFGRAIGVDVGLIDFLATSDNLTIPRPRFFIDLQRELKLTSDPAPSHGARERASCCNVEHLEKRNGLRITKKHKSR
- a CDS encoding DnaJ C-terminal domain-containing protein codes for the protein MQNYRDYYEMLGVPTEASSEEIKKAYRRLARQYHPDLNPGDKTAEDKFKDIGEAYEVLSDPNRRSQYDQFSRYWQKKNFGRKAAKAASLIKNVGWNGNGRGSAQGEDYGNYRDFNTFVDQLLGRRSTRKATSTPPPGTRVSSDSAFRPGKTKTAYTVSSRLRPQPKSPPQPQPYPKPQPQDIDARLTLPLEKAYKGGRERIRLEDGRALEVELPARMVTGALVRLQGQGIDGGCLNLKITVSPHPFFKLEELDVICVVPVTPAEAVLGDLIEVPTLDGIVQINVPSGVRSGQKLRLANKGYPNQEGGRGDQVVEIQIVVPTEVTEEVRELYEKLRQIENFNPRQDLPV
- the dnaK gene encoding molecular chaperone DnaK, whose protein sequence is MGKVVGIDLGTTNSVVAVIEGGKPVVIANAEGMRTTPSMVGFSKDGERVVGQLARRQAVLNPQNTFYGVKRYIGRKYAELNPESKRVAYTIRRDESGNVRIKCPRLKKDFAPEEISAMILRKLADEASRYLGEEVTGTVITVPAYFNDSQRQATRDAGRIAGLEVLRILNEPTAASLAYGLDLEASQTILVFDLGGGTFDVSILEVGDGVCEVLSTSGDTQLGGNDFDRKIVDWLAEQFLESEGIDLRRDRQALQRLTEAAEKAKIELSGVGVTDINLPFITATEDGPKHLETRLKRSQFEELCVDLVSRLRRPLKRAFKDAGLTPMEIDEVILVGGGTRTPMVQQLVRSLIDRAPNQNVNPDEVVAVGAAIQGGILNSEVKDILLLDVTPLSLGLETIGGVMKKLIPRNTTIPVRRSDIFSTSQNNQTLVEIHVLQGERDMATDNKSLGRFKLTGIPPAPRGVPQIQVAFDIDANGILQVLALDKTTGREQSITIQGASTLSEAEVNKMIREAEEYAQVDRERRERVEKRNRAESLANEAERQLREVALDFGRQFASGYRRQIEGLIQEMRQSVAQNDDRAIDRAQGDLQDALYELKREVRLQYEEEEDDDFFGSIRRTFTGDSDTDRYSQRDYRRGGDSYDSYGASSSRSTRDRYRRNPLENDWDEDDDWF
- a CDS encoding transposase, giving the protein MYRTIPVRANFTDEEKAFWIFQCEQANSLTNCATYYVRQNHYNKLEQQENSFTTYWRGDELFYGWKIYKCSTNYAELCRSLKDNPHYKGMAAQSAQQTLKTVAESISSYNQLVSLYYKGKVDRPRLLRYRKKGGLAAVAFPRQALSYKNGDFVPSISKETKPHLITEITLNPPDFLDPDWVKEVTVRPYLGDLWIDWVIDDGKEAITSNPNLDYTQAWSFDHGGDNWLTGVSTHGKSLIIDGRKLKSMNQGYCRLVAKYKQGKPEFYWDSNLDRVQRKRNNQIRDAINKAARFIINRCLNDSAKPTLRERIGNLIIGWNEGQKNRSNMGKRGNQNFILIPTGRLIARLKQLCPEYGIKLTVTEEAYTSKASYLDNDSLPKHGEKPNGWFPSGFRVKRGLYKTSAGWLVNADCNGAANIARKVATQLGIDLTRVGRGALTLPTRYDLFSSLSRSYRTRNEVARFQPAT